From Rhodanobacteraceae bacterium, the proteins below share one genomic window:
- a CDS encoding Oxidoreductase, short-chain dehydrogenase/reductase family → MAKGKGTKAARKSNRATRSPAGERQRKIQREVEKQPARKSANKKPVQAGPARQPEKQAPQHIRKPGDERQLDPAPRYEAPFYAGSGKLEDKVALITGGDSGIGRAVAVLFAREGADVAIGYLEEDEDAAETAEAVEKEGRRCFTLRGDVKDPAFCRELVEKTVENLGRLDVLVNNAAFQMHCDKLEDLTDEHLQETLQTNIAGYFHMARAALPHLEAGSAIINTGSETGLFGSGGLLDYSATKGAIHAFTRSLAKNLLPRGIRVNAVAPGPVWTPLNPSDRPAKDVAKFGSDSAMGRAAQPEELAPAYVFLAAPACSSYISGSVLEVLGGPTG, encoded by the coding sequence ATGGCAAAGGGAAAGGGAACGAAAGCCGCGCGCAAATCCAACCGGGCGACTCGATCGCCGGCGGGCGAGCGCCAGAGGAAAATCCAACGCGAGGTCGAGAAGCAACCGGCCAGGAAGAGCGCCAACAAGAAGCCGGTGCAGGCGGGGCCTGCACGCCAGCCGGAAAAGCAGGCGCCGCAGCACATCCGCAAACCCGGCGACGAGCGGCAGCTCGATCCGGCGCCGCGCTACGAGGCGCCGTTCTACGCGGGCAGCGGCAAGCTCGAGGACAAGGTCGCGCTGATCACAGGTGGCGATTCGGGCATCGGCCGCGCGGTGGCGGTGCTGTTCGCGCGCGAAGGCGCCGACGTCGCGATCGGCTATCTCGAGGAAGACGAAGACGCCGCGGAAACGGCCGAAGCGGTGGAGAAGGAAGGCCGCCGCTGCTTCACGCTGCGGGGCGACGTCAAGGATCCCGCGTTCTGCCGCGAGCTGGTGGAAAAGACGGTGGAAAACCTCGGGCGCCTCGATGTACTGGTCAACAACGCGGCGTTCCAGATGCATTGCGACAAACTGGAAGACCTGACCGACGAGCACCTGCAGGAAACGCTGCAGACCAACATCGCCGGCTACTTCCACATGGCGCGCGCGGCGCTGCCGCACCTCGAAGCGGGCAGCGCGATCATCAACACCGGTTCGGAAACGGGATTGTTCGGGTCGGGCGGGCTGCTCGACTACTCCGCCACCAAGGGCGCGATCCACGCGTTCACCCGCTCGCTGGCGAAGAACCTGCTGCCGCGCGGCATCCGCGTGAACGCCGTGGCACCGGGGCCGGTATGGACGCCGCTGAATCCTTCCGATCGTCCCGCGAAGGACGTCGCGAAGTTCGGAAGCGACAGCGCGATGGGTCGTGCGGCGCAACCGGAGGAGCTCGCGCCGGCGTATGTTTTCCTCGCCGCGCCGGCCTGTTCGTCGTACATCAGCGGCAGCGTGCTCGAGGTGCTGGGCGGCCCGACCGGATAA
- a CDS encoding CBS domain protein has translation MKSVGDVMTNDVFLVTPEQTIAEAALLMRDKDVGSVAVRRDDKLVGMLTDRDIAVRAVAANLAPATPVQEIMSGDIKYCFEDQDVDEVAANMAELEIRRLPVVNREKRLVGIVALSNMAFSEEPASTKVYLKSVACPH, from the coding sequence ATGAAAAGCGTGGGCGACGTGATGACGAACGACGTGTTCCTCGTCACGCCCGAACAGACCATCGCCGAAGCGGCGCTGCTGATGCGCGACAAGGACGTGGGCAGCGTCGCGGTGCGCCGCGATGACAAGCTCGTCGGCATGCTGACCGACCGCGACATCGCGGTGCGCGCGGTCGCCGCGAACCTCGCGCCCGCGACGCCGGTGCAGGAAATCATGAGCGGCGACATCAAGTATTGCTTCGAAGACCAGGACGTCGACGAGGTGGCAGCCAACATGGCGGAGCTGGAAATCCGCCGGTTGCCGGTGGTGAACCGCGAGAAGCGGCTGGTCGGCATCGTCGCGCTCAGCAACATGGCGTTTTCCGAGGAACCCGCCTCGACGAAGGTCTACCTGAAATCGGTGGCATGTCCGCATTGA
- a CDS encoding Response regulator of zinc sigma-54-dependent two-component system: MRASAAVGHVLLIEDDDGFARVVAEVARQCGCKFARARTLEQARKMAAEQGFDLLLVDITLPDGSGLELLDDLDLESHGRIAIVTGAPSVESALRVLKSPVVDYLVKPVLADTLRQLLVEANDNAARRVALAKSAGGMVGTSHRMRELLREVERVGPTDVSVLIHGDSGTGKELVARALHHASGRSGAFVAVNCGALAQDLMGSLLFGHERGSFTGAVQSHTGYFEQAEGGTLFLDEITEMPQALQVYLLRVIETRTLTRVGGTRELPVDVRLIAATNREPRACVEAGLLRHDLYYRLSGYRIHTAPLSERREDIPLLAEHFLGEMNRRYGTNKQFAPEALIRMSDAPWPGNVRELRHAVQRSYLLARDNAQMDFRPDASPQAVSVEAGNRVNFTVGMSFEDVEREMLLKTLARCGNNKSRAARILGITSKTIYNRLMRYRAQGLIDDELAAGLTADEP, encoded by the coding sequence ATGAGGGCGAGTGCCGCCGTGGGCCATGTGCTTCTGATCGAAGACGACGATGGCTTCGCGCGGGTCGTGGCGGAAGTGGCGCGCCAGTGCGGCTGCAAGTTCGCGCGCGCACGCACGCTGGAGCAAGCCAGGAAGATGGCCGCCGAACAGGGATTCGATCTCCTGCTGGTGGACATCACGCTCCCGGATGGCAGCGGCCTGGAACTGCTGGATGACCTCGATCTCGAATCGCACGGCCGCATCGCGATCGTCACCGGCGCGCCCAGCGTGGAGAGCGCGCTGCGCGTGCTCAAGTCGCCGGTGGTCGATTACCTCGTCAAGCCGGTGCTGGCGGACACGCTGCGGCAGTTGCTGGTCGAAGCCAACGACAACGCGGCCCGCCGCGTCGCGCTGGCGAAATCCGCCGGCGGCATGGTCGGCACTTCGCACCGCATGCGCGAATTGCTGCGCGAGGTCGAGCGGGTGGGGCCGACCGACGTTTCCGTGCTGATCCACGGCGACAGCGGCACCGGCAAGGAACTGGTCGCGCGCGCGCTGCACCACGCCAGCGGCCGCAGCGGCGCGTTCGTCGCGGTCAACTGCGGCGCGCTCGCGCAGGATCTCATGGGCAGCCTGCTGTTCGGGCACGAGCGCGGCTCGTTCACCGGCGCCGTGCAATCGCACACCGGCTATTTCGAACAGGCCGAAGGCGGCACGCTGTTCCTCGACGAAATCACCGAGATGCCGCAGGCGTTGCAGGTTTACCTGCTGCGCGTCATCGAAACGCGGACGCTGACCCGCGTCGGCGGCACGCGCGAACTGCCGGTCGACGTGCGCCTGATCGCGGCCACCAACCGCGAACCGCGCGCCTGCGTGGAAGCGGGCCTGCTGCGCCACGATTTGTATTACCGGCTCAGCGGCTACCGCATCCACACCGCGCCGCTGAGCGAGCGCCGCGAGGACATCCCGCTGCTGGCGGAACATTTCCTCGGCGAGATGAACCGCCGCTACGGCACCAACAAGCAGTTCGCGCCCGAGGCGCTGATCCGCATGAGCGACGCGCCGTGGCCCGGCAACGTGCGCGAATTGCGCCACGCGGTGCAGCGCAGCTATTTGCTGGCGCGCGACAACGCGCAGATGGATTTCCGTCCCGACGCGAGTCCGCAGGCCGTCAGCGTGGAAGCGGGCAACCGGGTGAACTTCACCGTCGGCATGTCCTTCGAGGACGTCGAGCGCGAGATGCTGCTGAAGACGCTGGCGCGTTGCGGCAACAACAAGTCGCGCGCCGCGCGCATCCTCGGCATCACGTCCAAGACGATCTACAACCGGCTGATGCGCTACCGGGCGCAAGGGCTGATCGACGACGAACTCGCCGCGGGTCTCACAGCCGACGAGCCGTAG